A genomic segment from Dethiosulfovibrio russensis encodes:
- a CDS encoding GNAT family N-acetyltransferase, which yields MDRYFVRRADFSKDIDDLRVFFNRVFEPEKVGEFASNLMRHFPGMNGDLWFVAEERDSGDIAAACALLPWRWRMGKIRLKVAEMGIVGTGEAHRHRGLMRRLHSELMDTVRRESYHLVVIQGIPGFYDRLGFRFALPLCSHIDLPLHGIPGEPPLGVSVRSATVDDIPFLMEEDELFGSSNFVSALRGPEVWRYLLNEGQSTEYGSDFLVIEAPTGRRSYARISRQGFGEGLIVSEVGERMSHQMAVGFMNYCLRLAGKREKPYVRLDLHPEAPISRLAIASGASSEDTYAWQVSIPDVKRLLTAMVPILEDRISCGVFEGYTGRVRLDFFDDSLDLVWINGKLEDIRAGGDGECDAHFFIHKELFPALCLGHRTWRELRANRPDVFPSLSNVGPRTGRLGDFTGTFIDELFPRRRSWVYEQY from the coding sequence TTGGACCGATATTTTGTAAGAAGAGCCGATTTTAGTAAAGATATCGACGATCTTCGTGTTTTTTTCAACCGTGTTTTCGAGCCCGAAAAAGTCGGCGAGTTTGCGTCAAATCTCATGCGCCATTTTCCCGGAATGAACGGCGACCTGTGGTTCGTGGCGGAGGAACGGGATAGTGGCGATATAGCCGCGGCCTGTGCTCTGTTGCCATGGCGATGGCGTATGGGGAAGATCCGGCTCAAGGTAGCCGAGATGGGTATCGTCGGCACCGGCGAGGCGCATCGACATAGGGGATTGATGCGTCGTCTTCACTCCGAGCTGATGGATACGGTACGGAGAGAGTCCTACCATCTGGTGGTGATCCAGGGTATCCCAGGATTTTACGACCGTCTGGGGTTCCGGTTCGCCCTGCCTCTGTGTTCTCACATCGATCTGCCGTTACACGGGATTCCAGGGGAACCCCCTTTGGGAGTATCCGTGCGTTCCGCTACGGTGGACGATATTCCCTTTCTGATGGAGGAGGACGAGCTCTTCGGATCCTCTAATTTTGTATCCGCCCTCAGAGGGCCCGAGGTATGGCGGTATCTCTTGAACGAAGGGCAGTCGACCGAGTACGGTTCGGATTTTCTCGTAATAGAGGCTCCGACCGGAAGGCGATCCTATGCCAGAATCTCCAGACAGGGGTTCGGCGAGGGGCTCATCGTTAGCGAGGTGGGAGAACGTATGTCCCACCAAATGGCGGTAGGTTTTATGAACTACTGTCTTCGATTGGCCGGAAAAAGAGAAAAACCCTACGTTCGTCTGGACCTCCATCCGGAAGCTCCCATATCTAGGCTGGCGATCGCTTCCGGTGCCTCCTCGGAGGATACCTATGCCTGGCAGGTTTCCATTCCCGACGTAAAGAGGCTGTTGACCGCTATGGTGCCAATCCTTGAAGACAGGATTTCCTGCGGGGTTTTCGAGGGCTATACCGGAAGGGTCCGTCTCGATTTTTTCGATGACAGTTTGGATCTGGTCTGGATCAACGGTAAGCTGGAGGATATTCGCGCCGGAGGTGACGGAGAATGCGACGCCCATTTTTTCATCCATAAAGAGCTGTTCCCGGCCCTCTGTCTGGGGCATCGGACCTGGCGGGAGCTTCGAGCCAACAGACCCGACGTCTTTCCATCTCTGTCCAACGTCGGTCCAAGGACGGGCCGTTTAGGAGATTTTACCGGAACGTTTATAGACGAGCTTTTCCCCAGGAGGCGTTCTTGGGTATACGAGCAGTATTGA
- a CDS encoding M20/M25/M40 family metallo-hydrolase translates to MVKKDNSSTYKRLIKIVGIPSMSPSSEEENRVAQELYDEISQEKYFKAHPEDLRLLPVEGDSLNRHIVFAMVRASEKTDKTVLMMGHMDVVAVDVFGPLKDLAFDPESYTEKLDPKDLGEDAAKDLRSGEWLFGRGVADMKSGVCAGTELLVELSKKTEDLKSNVAVLFVPDEENNSAGMLGAAKWLAKFQEEGLSFLCCVDLEPTFATGEDAQPTIYLGSLGKINPFIYCLGKEAHAGEYYDGFSVGPTVSRIGLNLDGNIALSDRLGSNVYPPFAALKIEDMRDEYSATILSRSAMAFSYLTSTKMPGEIIELLKDTALKALNDSITEHEERKATYRRENGMAAPQERLKARVYTVGEIMSLAEKETGRSGEDIVSDIIAGCPKKDDERAKGLKVISQVVDDLGLRGPLAVVGFLPPWYPHRVNEERLPQDELPRKAAKELVLESLRQGVKLEVRTMFEGVSDLSYCGFTGDRSDAIAFDENMPGGKTLYDFPTEELLKLSIPVLNFGPVGKDAHKETERLHLPFYLDSYPKLLRHLIETLGK, encoded by the coding sequence ATGGTGAAAAAAGATAACTCCAGCACCTACAAAAGATTGATAAAAATCGTTGGGATACCTAGTATGTCCCCCTCCTCCGAGGAGGAAAATCGGGTAGCCCAGGAACTGTACGACGAGATATCCCAAGAGAAGTACTTCAAAGCCCACCCGGAGGATCTCAGGCTCCTACCCGTCGAAGGAGACAGCCTTAACAGACACATAGTGTTCGCCATGGTCCGAGCTTCGGAAAAGACGGATAAAACGGTACTCATGATGGGGCACATGGACGTCGTGGCGGTAGATGTCTTCGGTCCGTTGAAAGATCTGGCCTTCGATCCCGAGAGCTACACGGAGAAACTCGACCCGAAAGATCTTGGAGAAGATGCAGCCAAAGACCTCCGCTCCGGTGAATGGCTCTTCGGAAGAGGCGTAGCGGATATGAAGTCGGGAGTCTGCGCCGGGACGGAGCTTCTTGTGGAGCTGTCGAAAAAAACGGAGGATCTGAAATCCAACGTGGCGGTGCTGTTCGTTCCCGACGAAGAGAACAACTCGGCCGGAATGTTAGGAGCGGCGAAGTGGCTTGCCAAGTTCCAGGAGGAGGGCCTGAGTTTTCTATGCTGCGTCGACCTGGAACCGACCTTCGCCACCGGAGAGGACGCCCAACCGACCATATACCTGGGAAGCCTGGGAAAGATCAACCCCTTCATCTACTGCCTGGGCAAGGAAGCTCATGCCGGAGAGTACTACGACGGTTTCAGCGTAGGCCCCACCGTCTCCCGAATAGGGCTGAATCTGGACGGCAATATCGCCCTGTCCGATCGATTGGGCAGCAACGTCTATCCTCCCTTCGCCGCTCTGAAGATAGAGGACATGAGGGACGAGTACTCCGCCACCATTCTGTCCAGATCCGCGATGGCCTTCAGCTACCTCACCTCCACTAAGATGCCGGGAGAGATAATCGAGCTGCTGAAAGACACGGCCCTCAAGGCCCTGAACGACTCGATAACGGAACACGAAGAGAGAAAAGCCACGTACCGCAGAGAAAACGGCATGGCGGCCCCTCAGGAAAGGCTGAAGGCTCGGGTATACACGGTTGGAGAGATAATGAGCTTGGCGGAAAAGGAAACCGGACGATCGGGAGAGGACATAGTCTCTGATATAATTGCCGGCTGTCCGAAGAAAGACGACGAGAGAGCTAAAGGGCTGAAGGTAATATCCCAAGTGGTGGACGATCTGGGACTCAGAGGCCCTCTGGCGGTAGTGGGATTTCTTCCTCCCTGGTATCCTCACAGGGTGAACGAGGAAAGGCTGCCACAGGACGAACTTCCGAGAAAAGCGGCTAAGGAACTGGTACTGGAAAGCCTTCGACAGGGCGTTAAACTGGAGGTCCGTACGATGTTCGAGGGGGTCTCGGACCTGAGCTACTGCGGCTTCACAGGAGACCGTTCCGACGCCATAGCCTTCGATGAAAATATGCCGGGAGGGAAGACTCTTTACGACTTCCCCACGGAGGAGCTGCTGAAGCTATCCATACCGGTACTAAATTTCGGACCGGTAGGCAAGGACGCACACAAGGAGACAGAGAGGCTTCATCTGCCTTTCTACCTGGATTCCTACCCGAAGCTTTTACGCCATCTGATAGAGACTCTAGGAAAGTAA